One window from the genome of Paraneptunicella aestuarii encodes:
- the sbnB gene encoding 2,3-diaminopropionate biosynthesis protein SbnB, whose amino-acid sequence MSISTTSKNEFRILDGDCIRKLLAGNEANVVQIVKNAYTTYGKGAFSLPHSVFLRFEEQPANRIIGLPAYLGNEFNVAGLKWVSSFPGNLEKGIDRASATLTLNDMETGRPIALLEASSINACRTAASAALAAQLLHDKTNATHCSLIGCGYIGFECLNYLKHCIPSLTDVTLLDLDESRAKHLAQRLDEAHIDLRVQFTQDIAQACQADIVVFATTAGTPWLLDETLFSPETTVLHVSLRDLGTQVMLSGQNIADDIDHVCRANTSPHLTEMETGNRDFMTTSLPDVLAGNVQYQRDKTKPLIFSPFGLGILDIAVGQWLLQQAIEKEQGTVIHNFFPTPWKTDSEKDSEVSL is encoded by the coding sequence ATGAGCATAAGCACAACAAGCAAAAATGAATTTCGAATACTGGATGGTGATTGTATTCGAAAGCTCTTGGCTGGTAACGAAGCCAATGTTGTACAGATAGTGAAAAACGCTTATACCACCTACGGTAAAGGTGCATTTTCACTGCCCCATTCAGTTTTTCTGCGTTTTGAGGAACAACCCGCGAACCGGATCATTGGGCTGCCGGCTTATCTTGGCAACGAATTCAATGTTGCCGGTTTGAAATGGGTGTCTTCGTTTCCGGGAAATCTGGAAAAAGGCATTGATCGTGCTTCTGCTACATTAACCTTAAATGATATGGAAACCGGGCGGCCTATCGCCTTGCTGGAAGCGTCGTCGATTAATGCTTGTCGCACTGCGGCAAGTGCGGCCTTAGCGGCGCAGCTTTTACATGATAAAACAAATGCAACCCATTGCAGTTTGATTGGTTGTGGCTACATTGGCTTTGAGTGCTTGAACTACCTTAAGCACTGCATACCGTCGTTAACTGACGTTACCTTGCTGGATTTGGATGAGAGCCGAGCGAAACATTTGGCGCAACGGTTAGATGAAGCGCACATCGACCTTCGTGTGCAATTTACCCAAGATATCGCTCAAGCCTGTCAGGCGGATATTGTGGTCTTCGCTACAACGGCGGGTACGCCCTGGTTATTGGATGAAACGCTGTTTTCGCCAGAAACAACGGTTCTGCATGTGTCCCTGCGTGATTTGGGAACGCAAGTGATGTTGTCCGGACAAAATATTGCAGACGATATCGACCATGTCTGCCGAGCCAATACGTCACCGCATCTGACAGAAATGGAAACGGGCAACCGTGATTTTATGACGACCAGCTTGCCAGATGTTTTAGCTGGAAATGTCCAATATCAACGAGACAAAACCAAACCATTGATTTTCAGCCCTTTTGGTTTAGGCATTTTGGATATCGCAGTTGGGCAATGGTTGCTACAACAAGCCATAGAAAAAGAGCAGGGAACCGTTATCCATAACTTCTTTCCCACTCCCTGGAAAACAGATTCAGAAAAAGATTCAGAGGTGTCGTTATGA
- the sbnA gene encoding 2,3-diaminopropionate biosynthesis protein SbnA: MINANLLDLVGNTPIVNLKPFDENDFSNGDCSADIYAKLEYYNPTGSIKDRPAAYIIRHLLLSGEINKNSTIIESSSGNFGIALAAICKSEGIRFICVIDPNILSHNEFLLRQYGAEIVKVSERDDTGGYLKTRLQKIQELKEHNPDFVWINQYANPRNAMAHYYGTGMEIYKTFADQGLDYIFIAASSGGTIAGTSQILKEQFPQIKVIAVDVEGSVIFSDEPKKRYIPGMGSSIRPEQVKRAHIDQIIHVKEKDIIDGCMELMHHHSLFVGGSSGAVYVAMKQFIRSKEFVSSYIKPNYPDNKGSKNTQSCHPKMLMLFPDRGDRYTSTVYNEQWVKEHYVDNLTLESIIEENREIAL, translated from the coding sequence ATGATCAATGCAAACCTGTTAGATTTGGTCGGTAACACGCCCATTGTTAATCTCAAGCCCTTTGATGAAAACGATTTTTCTAACGGCGATTGTAGTGCGGATATTTACGCCAAGCTGGAGTATTACAATCCAACCGGAAGCATTAAGGATCGCCCTGCGGCTTACATTATTCGTCACCTGCTGTTAAGCGGAGAAATCAATAAAAACAGCACCATTATTGAGTCTTCATCTGGCAACTTTGGCATTGCATTGGCGGCAATTTGTAAGTCGGAAGGCATTCGATTTATTTGTGTTATCGACCCTAATATCCTTAGTCATAATGAGTTTTTATTGCGCCAATATGGTGCTGAGATCGTGAAAGTATCAGAGCGTGATGATACTGGTGGTTATCTGAAAACCCGATTACAGAAAATCCAGGAGTTGAAAGAGCATAATCCGGATTTTGTCTGGATCAACCAATATGCCAATCCGCGTAATGCCATGGCACACTACTATGGCACTGGAATGGAAATCTATAAAACCTTTGCCGATCAAGGGTTGGACTATATTTTCATTGCGGCGAGCTCAGGCGGCACGATTGCCGGAACCTCACAAATCCTTAAAGAGCAGTTTCCGCAAATTAAGGTGATTGCCGTTGATGTGGAGGGCTCTGTGATATTCAGCGATGAGCCCAAGAAACGTTATATCCCGGGGATGGGATCCAGCATTCGCCCGGAACAGGTGAAAAGGGCACATATTGACCAGATTATTCATGTAAAAGAAAAGGATATCATTGATGGCTGCATGGAATTAATGCATCACCACAGTCTGTTTGTTGGTGGTTCATCGGGAGCCGTTTATGTTGCCATGAAGCAGTTTATTCGTTCAAAAGAGTTTGTCAGTTCCTATATCAAACCCAATTACCCCGACAATAAAGGTTCCAAGAACACTCAAAGCTGTCATCCAAAGATGTTGATGTTATTTCCGGATCGTGGTGATCGCTATACATCGACTGTATACAATGAGCAGTGGGTAAAAGAACATTACGTGGACAATTTAACGTTAGAAAGCATTATTGAGGAAAATCGCGAGATAGCTCTATAG
- the katG gene encoding catalase/peroxidase HPI, which translates to MLKKSIPVVAAITVAVSSLMSVSSVQAMGEARSNHFWWPEQLNLSPLRQHSPESNPYGADFDYAKEFATLDLKEVKKDIEQTLTTSQDWWPADWGHYGPFMIRMAWHSAGVYRVHDGRGGAAGGQQRFDPLNSWPDNANLDKARRLLWPVKQKYGRKLSWADLMVLAGNVALESMGFKTFGFAGGRSDDWEPDLVYWGPESKFLDDKRRDNKGKLKGPLAAVQMGLIYVNPEGPNGVPDPLLAAEDIRMSFGRMAMNDEEIVALIAGGHTFGKTHGAKSPEGCVGKEPAAGAIEDQGLGWKNKCGSGKGADTITSGLEGAWTVTPTQWSTNFLDNLMTFNWVKTKSPAGATQWVPEDKAAHQLVADAHIEGKRNPPTMLTTDIALKEDPKFRAIVERFRSDPSQYEMAFAKAWFKLTHRDMGPRARYVGSEVPQEVLTWQDPIPAVDYKQVNSKDISKLKKQILDSGLTIPELVRTAWASASSHRVTDMRGGANGARIRLEPQINWAVNNPAELKKVLDKLESIQTAFNNKSGSRKVSLADVIVLGGAAAIESAAKEAGHKVSVPFAPGRADASQEQTEVLSFSYLEPTADAFRNYYSENSYMGPTEMMVDKANMLGLTVPEMTVLLGGLRSLDANIGGAKHGVFTDKPGTLSNDFFVNLLDMSTEWKKSSNPGVYEGKDRVSGEVKWTATPVDLIFGSNSELRAITEVYASSDAQDKFYKDFVDAWVKVMRLDRFDLK; encoded by the coding sequence ATGTTAAAGAAGTCAATACCCGTAGTAGCAGCTATTACGGTGGCAGTGTCCTCTCTAATGTCTGTAAGCAGTGTACAGGCAATGGGCGAAGCACGAAGCAATCACTTTTGGTGGCCAGAGCAACTGAATCTTTCACCACTAAGACAGCATTCGCCTGAGTCCAATCCTTATGGTGCTGATTTTGATTATGCGAAAGAATTCGCGACGCTTGATCTGAAAGAAGTGAAAAAAGATATCGAGCAAACATTAACTACGTCACAAGATTGGTGGCCGGCGGACTGGGGGCATTATGGCCCGTTTATGATCCGTATGGCATGGCACAGCGCCGGTGTTTACCGTGTGCATGATGGTCGTGGCGGCGCGGCAGGTGGTCAACAACGTTTTGATCCTCTAAACAGCTGGCCAGATAACGCAAACCTCGACAAAGCGCGTCGCTTATTGTGGCCTGTAAAACAGAAATATGGTCGCAAACTGTCTTGGGCTGATTTGATGGTGCTAGCGGGTAACGTCGCACTTGAGTCTATGGGCTTTAAAACCTTCGGATTTGCCGGTGGTCGTTCTGACGATTGGGAGCCTGATTTGGTTTACTGGGGGCCAGAAAGCAAGTTTCTTGATGATAAACGCCGTGATAACAAGGGTAAATTGAAAGGGCCTTTGGCAGCAGTTCAAATGGGGTTGATTTATGTTAACCCGGAAGGCCCAAATGGGGTTCCTGATCCTTTATTAGCGGCAGAAGATATCCGTATGTCATTTGGTCGCATGGCAATGAATGACGAAGAAATTGTTGCTTTGATTGCTGGCGGTCATACCTTCGGTAAAACCCACGGTGCGAAAAGCCCGGAAGGTTGCGTAGGTAAAGAACCTGCGGCCGGAGCCATTGAAGATCAAGGCTTGGGCTGGAAAAATAAATGTGGTTCTGGTAAAGGTGCAGACACTATTACCAGTGGTCTGGAAGGCGCGTGGACGGTTACCCCAACGCAATGGTCAACCAACTTCCTTGATAATTTGATGACCTTTAACTGGGTTAAAACCAAGAGCCCAGCAGGTGCAACACAGTGGGTTCCGGAAGACAAAGCAGCTCACCAATTGGTGGCTGATGCGCATATTGAAGGAAAACGTAACCCGCCAACTATGTTGACAACCGATATTGCATTGAAGGAAGACCCTAAATTCCGCGCTATTGTTGAGCGTTTCCGTAGTGATCCTTCTCAATATGAAATGGCCTTTGCAAAAGCATGGTTTAAGTTAACTCACCGTGACATGGGGCCTCGCGCACGCTATGTGGGCTCGGAAGTACCTCAGGAAGTGCTAACCTGGCAAGATCCTATCCCAGCGGTTGATTATAAGCAGGTAAACAGTAAAGACATCAGCAAGTTGAAAAAACAAATTCTGGATTCGGGTTTAACCATTCCTGAGTTGGTAAGAACGGCATGGGCTTCAGCTTCCAGCCATCGTGTGACAGACATGCGTGGTGGTGCAAATGGTGCTCGTATACGCTTGGAGCCGCAAATCAACTGGGCGGTTAATAACCCTGCTGAATTGAAAAAAGTGCTGGATAAATTGGAGTCAATCCAAACGGCATTCAATAATAAATCCGGTTCCAGAAAGGTTTCTCTGGCTGATGTGATTGTGCTGGGTGGTGCTGCGGCAATTGAAAGTGCAGCGAAAGAAGCAGGTCATAAAGTGTCGGTTCCTTTTGCTCCTGGTCGAGCTGATGCCTCTCAAGAGCAAACAGAAGTATTGTCTTTCTCTTATCTTGAACCTACCGCAGATGCATTCCGTAACTATTACAGTGAAAACAGTTACATGGGGCCAACTGAAATGATGGTGGATAAAGCCAACATGTTAGGTTTGACTGTTCCTGAAATGACTGTTCTGCTGGGTGGTTTACGTAGTCTGGATGCCAACATCGGTGGTGCAAAACACGGTGTGTTCACAGATAAGCCAGGAACACTAAGTAATGATTTCTTCGTTAACTTGTTAGACATGTCTACTGAGTGGAAAAAGTCATCTAATCCTGGTGTTTATGAAGGTAAAGACCGCGTTTCTGGTGAAGTGAAGTGGACAGCAACGCCTGTAGATCTGATCTTTGGCTCTAACTCTGAATTACGTGCAATAACAGAGGTTTATGCTTCTTCTGATGCGCAAGACAAGTTCTATAAAGACTTTGTTGATGCGTGGGTAAAAGTCATGAGACTGGATCGCTTTGATCTGAAATAG